A genomic segment from Fusarium fujikuroi IMI 58289 draft genome, chromosome FFUJ_chr04 encodes:
- a CDS encoding probable RUVB-like protein, with protein sequence MVQISEVKGNKRDNRTAAHTHIKGLGLKPDGYAEKQAAGFVGQVGARESCGVVVDLIRAQKMAGRGVLLAGGPGTGKTALALAISQELGTKIPFCPIVGSEIYSTEVKKTEMLMENFRRAIGLKVRETKEVYEGEVTELTPEEAENPLGGYGKTISTLLIGLKSAKGQKKLRLDPSIYEAIQKERVTVGDVIYIEANTGACKRVGRSDAYATEFDLEAEEYVPIPKGEVHKKKEIVQDVTLHDLDVANARPQGGQDIMSMMGQLMKPKMTEITDKLRGEINKVVSKYIDQGVAELVPGVLFIDEAHMLDVECFTYLNRALESPISPIVVLASNRGMCTIRGTDDIVAAHGVPADFLTRLLIIPTTPYEAEEIKRIVRIRSSTEGVSVSDAAIDKISEHGVRISLRYCLQLLTPASILAKANGRSQIDVQDVAECEDLFLDARRSAALLSSEAGRGYLA encoded by the exons ATGGTCCAGATCAGCGAGGTGAAGGGTAACAAGCGAGACAATCGCACAGCCGCCCATACTCACATCAagggcttgggcttgaagCCAGATGGATATGCAGAGAAGCAAGCGGCCGGATTTGTCGGTCAAGTCGGCGCGCGTGAG TCCTGCGGTGTTGTAGTGGACTTGATTCGGGCTCAGAAGATGGCTGGCCGAGGTGTGCTGTTGGCAGGAGGACCTGGAACCGGAAAGACCGCTCTCGCGCTCGCGATTAGCCAAGAATTGGGAACCAAGATTCCCTTTTGCCCCATCGTTGGCAGCGAAATCTATTCTACCGAAGTCAAGAAGACCGAGATGCTGATGGAGAACTTCCGAAGAGCTATTGGCCTCAAGGTCCGAGAGACGAAGGAGGTGTACGAAGGAGAGGTTACAGAACTCACACCCGAGGAGGCCGAGAACCCGTTAGGCGGCTACGGCAAGACCATCAGCACACTCTTGATTGGACTCAAGAGCGCAAAGggacagaagaagctccGCCTCGACCCAAGCATCTACGAAGCAATTCAGAAGGAGAGAGTGACGGTCGGCGACGTGATCTACATCGAAGCGAACACGGGTGCCTGCAAACGAGTTGGCCGATCAGATGCCTACGCCACGGAATTTGACctggaggcggaggagtACGTACCTATTCCCAAGGGTGAGGtacacaagaagaaggagattgtgCAAGACGTTACGCTGCATGACCTCGATGTGGCCAATGCCCGTCCTCAAGGCGGCCAGGATATTATGAGCATGATGGGCCAGCTAATGAAGCCCAAGATGACGGAGATTACAGACAAACTTCGTGGAGAGATCAACAAAGTGGTCAGCAAGTACATCGACCAGGGTGTTGCTGAGCTTGTGCCAGGCGTTTTGTTTATCGATGAG GCACACATGCTCGATGTAGAGTGCTTCACCTACCTGAACAGAGCCCTGGAATCGCCCATCTCCCCCATCGTGGTCTTGGCCTCCAACCGGGGAATGTGCACCATTAGAGGCACTGACGACATTGTCGCGGCTCACGGAGTTCCTGCCGACTTCCTCACACGCTTGCTCATCATCCCCACAACGCCCTACGAGGCGGAAGAAATCAAGCGCATCGTGCGGATACGCTCATCAACCGAAGGCGTCTCAGTATCAGATGCTGCCATTGACAAAATCTCGGAACACGGTGTCCGCATCAGCCTGCGGTATTGTCTGCAGCTGTTGACCCCTGCAAG CATTCTTGCCAAGGCCAACGGTCGCTCTCAAATCGACGTTCAGGACGTCGCTGAATGTGAGGACTTGTTCCTTGATGCCCGCCGAAGTGCCgccctcctcagcagcgaGGCCGGGCGAGGATACCTCGCGTAA
- a CDS encoding probable dynactin (150 kDa dynein-associated polypeptide) ro-3, producing MPDFKPGQTVQLNDGSKAIVRFVGTTHFQVGEWIGVELETKTGKNDGSVQGERYFDCPMGYGMFVKPVMAKIIAQAPTPKPPARKPAARPSSFAPTSGRASSAAGDAGLGRRKSLNAPSPSPVPRVSRPTSIARSPTKSPTKQLSAASSTTVSRTGTPSNARAPSVGAKSRPSVGGPRTSMGPPPPTARTRQVSTSSGTAKAASAAPRTTTSRMSLAGPPRPASRPVSRPSSAARRTSVDSQARRGSSDRDDIASPIKDNGDILSPQPRSPVQARTKALEKLTGGPSSRTTTPPAARKPSATTTGPRPAASTAASREIEDLKAKLKVLERKRAEDRDKLKQLDKVQGERDKFESVIQMLQQKYQPQQQENAELKKLLKEAEMRLDSVEELQAEHDSILELATLDREMAEETAEVLKAELEALKEKAEEMELEVEILREENEEYSKGMAPEERATSSWLQMERTNERYREALVRLRDLTQETEEQLKGQIKGLEEDVKEFNTMKEEFSKCRGKLEQSESAVEDLRQQLDNALGAEDMIEDLTERNMSMSEQIEELKAVIDDLESLKEINDELEINHVQNEKEMQEELDFKDSVIAEQARRAAQQEESLEDMEYTLSRFRELVTSLQSDLDDMKASQAVTEGESEKLNDRSRAMMDLNMKLQISASKAQVKTIDLELRRLDAQEAEQHLEMVKLFLPDTYKEDQDSVLSLLRFRRVAFKANLLNSFIRERLNGQPHPGHEDDVFAGCDASDKLVWVSTMCDRFVNDMTHCTIEQFSKYQNALHELEPVERALNVWIDGLRRDDLKEKTCADELHRTIALLSHLGEVHISNSLANYADDLHMKAMVMQSHLDSAAISFTTVRGLVQRVVPAEGEEDELAQHFAKKSEAVVTHTRGTKVIAAKAVRALQDLRTRSLSLLPDTNEAFEQCCEATQELADLARQIGLGIHSLFTADEGRTEPFTYAEVQTAVYKTVLSVSTSSESDLFSTYLSKLRAVTTQISDLVSLATDLDQVQEFDVTPAPWRLRSQELKALKTIPVDAEEELRRLKEEHSEARRTIAQRDEHLSTAVLKIETLESRMRDAQANIDRIAKLQEELEASGQQIGSLKEDIEKQDRELKNLESERDKWKKIASDSRAYADGADAAGAKAGQERAVATAREMDALKKDIESLQSAVRYLREDNRRARTSEQYKYEWLAEPLKKPTSVAEKRRNMIAAEGKDVLGELVKMASSASLYDFSSLPQDKLAWKPVRSTPQYHAAKQMEDYASWESWQESVLKKAQVLQGQTANAERRKKTPTAARLRIKLPGVDGKVVSGSGKGVQIVGSQEWEALQGRLAV from the exons ATGCCGGATTTCAAGCCTGGGCAGACTGTCCAACTAAACGATGGCTCCAAGGCCATCGTTCGTTTCGTGGGCACCACTCACTTCCAGGTCGGAGAATGGATAGGCGTTGAGCTGGAGACCAAGACGGGCAAAAACGATGGAAGCGTTCAGGGTGAGCGTTACTTTGATTGCCCCATGGGCTATGGCATGTTTGTCAAACCTGTGATGGCCAAGATTATCGCACAAGCACCTACACCAAAGCCACCTGCTCGGAAGCCTGCTGCAAGGCCAAGCAGCTTCGCACCGACTTCAGGTAGAGCCTCGAGTGCGGCAGGGGATGCAGGCTTGGGTAGAAGAAAGAGTCTCAATGCCCCCAGTCCTAGCCCAGTACCTAGAGTGTCACGGCCGACAAGCATTGCAAGA TCGCCTACGAAATCTCCCACAAAGCAGTTGAGTGCTGCTTCGAGCACCACTGTATCCCGAACAGGAACACCATCAAATGCGCGCGCCCCTTCCGTCGGAGCAAAGTCGCGCCCATCAGTTGGAGGACCACGAACATCTATGGGTCCTCCTCCACCCACTGCTCGAACAAGACAAGTATCTACTTCGTCGGGCACAGCAAAAGCTGCATCCGCAGCCCCGAGGACAACGACTAGCCGCATGTCTTTGGCCGGACCACCACGACCAGCATCTCGGCCAGTATCACGGCCAAGCTCAGCAGCCAGACGGACATCTGTCGACTCGCAAGCAAGAAGAGGCTCCTCGGACAGAGATGACATTGCTTCCCCTATTAAGGATAATGGGGACATTCTTTCACCTCAGCCCAGGAGCCCTGTTCAAGCTAGAACAAAGGCGCTTGAAAAGCTTACAGGTGGACCTTCATCGCGAACAACCACACCCCCTGCGGCACGAAAACCTTCAGCTACGACCACCGGACCCCGTCCTGCTGCAAGTACGGCAGCAAGCAGAGAAATCGAAGACCTGAAGGCCAAGTTGAAGGTTTTAGAGCGCAAACGGGCTGAAGATCGAGACAAGTTAAAACAACTTGACAAAGTCCAGGGCGAGAGAGACAAGTTCGAGAGCGTCATCCAAATGCTGCAACAAAAATATCAACCGCAACAGCAGGAAAAtgctgagctgaagaagttaCTGAAAGAGGCGGAAATGCGACTTGATTCCGTTGAAGAGCTCCAGGCAGAGCACGACAGCATATTAGAACTAGCAACACTCGACCGGGAAATGGCGGAAGAAACAGCGGAGGTTCTGAAGGCCGAGCTGGAGGCCCTGAAGGAGAAAGCCGAAGAGATGGAATTGGAAGTTGAGATTTTGCGGGAAGAGAACGAAGAGTACAGCAAGGGAATGGCCCCCGAAGAACGAGCAACTTCAAGCTGGCTGCAGATGGAACGGACGAACGAACGATACAGGGAAGCTCTTGTGAGATTACGTGACCTAACTCAGGAGACAGAGGAACAACTGAAAGGTCAGATTAAAGGGCTCGAGGAAGACGTTAAAGAGTTCAACACTATGAAGGAGGAATTCTCCAAGTGCCGCGGAAAGCTCGAGCAGTCAGAAAGTGCCGTGGAAGATTTACGTCAACAACTCGACAATGCGCTTGGTGCTGAAGACATGATTGAAGACTTAACGGAGCGCAACATGAGCATGTCTGAACAAATCGAAGAGTTGAAGGCTGtcattgatgatcttgagagcCTGAAGGAGATCAACGACGAGCTCGAGATTAATCATGTGCAGAATGAAAAAGAGATGCAAGAAGAACTCGACTTCAAGGACAGTGTCATTGCTGAGCAGGCTCGACGAGCTGCTCAGCAAGAAGAGTCTCTAGAGGATATGGAATATACCCTCTCACGCTTCCGGGAGCTGGTGACAAGTCTGCAGAGCGACCTGGATGACATGAAGGCCTCACAAGCTGTGACTGAAGGCGAGTCAGAGAAACTCAACGACCGATCCAGGGCCATGATGGATCTCAACATGAAACTTCAGATCTCAGCATCCAAGGCTCAAGTCAAGACTATCGACCTCGAACTACGACGACTGGACGCCCAGGAAGCAGAGCAACACCTGGAGATGGTCAAGCTATTCCTCCCTGACACTTACAAGGAGGACCAGGATTCTGTTCTTTCTCTGCTTCGCTTCCGTCGGGTGGCCTTCAAAGCGAACCTCCTCAACAGCTTCATCCGCGAACGACTCAATGGACAGCCTCATCCTGGACACGAGGATGATGTGTTTGCTGGATGTGATGCCTCGGATAAACTCGTCTGGGTGTCTACTATGTGCGATCGCTTCGTCAACGACATGACGCACTGCACCATCGAGCAGTTCTCCAAGTACCAGAACGCACTGCACGAGCTAGAGCCTGTTGAGCGAGCCTTGAACGTCTGGATTGACGGTCTTCGCCGCGACGacctgaaggagaagacttGCGCCGACGAGTTGCATCGTACCATTGCTCTCCTTTCTCACTTGGGAGAGGTGCACATCTCTAACAGCCTGGCTAACTATGCTGACGATCTTCACATGAAGGCCATGGTCATGCAGAGCCACCTTGACTCCGCAGCCATTTCCTTTACCACCGTGCGAGGCCTCGTTCAACGAGTGGTTCCCgctgagggcgaggaggatgagctggCTCAGCACTTCGCGAAGAAGTCTGAGGCGGTTGTTACTCATACTCGAGGCACAAAGGTCAtcgctgccaaggctgtccGGGCCCTCCAGGATTTGCGCACGCGATCTCTGTCTCTACTGCCAGACACCAACGAAGCGTTTGAGCAATGTTGTGAGGCGACGCAAGAGCTTGCCGATCTAGCACGACAGATTGGTCTCGGCATCCACAGCTTGTTCACTGCCGACGAGGGCCGCACTGAGCCCTTCACCTATGCAGAAGTACAAACTGCTGTTTACAAGACAGTCCTATCTGTCAGCACATCAAGCGAGTCTGACCTGTTCTCTACTTATTTGTCCAAGTTGCGAGCCGTCACCACTCAAATCAGTGACCTGGTGTCACTTGCTACCGACCTCGACCAGGTTCAAGAGTTCGACGTCACTCCTGCGCCCTGGCGACTGCGTTCGcaagagctcaaggctctcaagaCCATCCCCGTCGAcgcggaggaggagctgcGTCGCCTCAAAGAGGAGCATAGTGAGGCTCGCCGTACCATCGCCCAACGTGATGAGCATCTCAGCACTGCTGTCCTCAAGATCGAGACGCTCGAGTCCAGAATGCGTGATGCTCAAGCTAACATTGATCGCATTGCCAAGCTGcaagaggagcttgaggcttcAGGCCAGCAGATCGGTAGCCTCAAggaagatattgagaagcaagatcgtgagctcaagaaccttgagtCAGAGCGCGAtaagtggaagaagattgCCAGCGATAGCCGTGCTTACGCTGATGGCGCAGATGCTGCTGGAGCCAAGGCAGGCCAGGAACGAGCCGTTGCCACAGCTCGCGAGATGGATGCCCTCAAGAAAGATATCGAGAGTCTGCAGTCTGCAGTTCGATATCTACGCGAGGATAACCGCCGGGCTCGTACATCCGAGCAATACAAATACGAGTGGCTTGCTGAGCCACTCAAGAAGCCTACTTCTGTCGCTGAAAAGCGCCGTAACATGATCGCAGCCGAAGGCAAGGATGTCCTCGGCGAGCTCGTCAAGATGGCGTCTTCCGCCTCCCTTTACGACTTCTCTTCCCTGCCCCAAGACAAGCTCGCCTGGAAGCCTGTGCGATCAACGCCGCAGTATCACGCAGCCAAGCAGATGGAGGACTATGCAAGCTGGGAATCCTGGCAGGAGTCGGTCCTTAAGAAGGCACAAGTTCTCCAAGGACAAACGGCTAACGCTGAACGGAGAAAGAAGACTCCTACAGCAGCTCGTCTACGTATTAAGTTGCCCGGCGTCGACGGAAAGGTTGTGTCAGGCTCAGGAAAGGGTGTCCAGATCGTGGGATCACAGGAATGGGAGGCTCTGCAGGGCCGGTTGGCTGTATGA
- a CDS encoding related to signal recognition particle protein Sec65, which yields MSHPRIEEVSDSDFDSDPAEVDIDDFADSDIMRRVEPSEAASKTVPAAAAPPRQMPAIVPADAPAGGTMPASADRSAYADFQCLYPVYFDASRSRAEGRRVGAELAVKDPLAREIANACSRLRLPTLFEPEKVHPKDWANPGRVKVGLKKTPGHPVKNKHHLYRLVAEHLRENPTTEDSPGLRVRIGGQLQPEAGKPYPKPAVPRGWKMGELVPYLSAAMTGGGVSENLFKDMMKEMQGGGDPMSALMGAQGGGGEESSSGGSKKKKDKKGKGKA from the coding sequence ATGTCCCACCCAAGAATAGAAGAGGTGTCGGACAGCGACTTCGACTCTGACCCTGCAGAGGTCGATATTGATGATTTCGCCGACTCCGATATCATGCGCCGAGTCGAACCCTCAGAGGCCGCTTCTAAAACAGTTCCCGCTGCTgcagctcctcctcgtcagaTGCCCGCCATCGTCCCCGCCGATGCCCCTGCTGGCGGTACCATGCCCGCCTCAGCCGATCGATCTGCCTACGCCGATTTCCAATGTCTCTACCCTGTCTACTTCGATGCATCACGATCCCGTGCAGAGGGCCGTCGTGTGGGCGCAGAACTCGCTGTGAAGGATCCCCTTGCGCGAGAGATCGCAAACGCCTGCTCGAGACTACGCCTACCAACACTCTTTGAACCTGAAAAGGTGCATCCCAAGGATTGGGCGAACCCTGGCCGTGTCAAGGTCGGATTGAAGAAGACGCCTGGCCACCCTGTCAAGAACAAGCATCATTTGTATCGTCTTGTTGCTGAACACCTGCGCGAGAACCCTACGACCGAAGACAGCCCCGGCCTGCGTGTCCGCATCGGAGGCCAGCTACAGCCTGAGGCTGGGAAGCCCTACCCCAAGCCCGCTGTGCCGCGCGGATGGAAGATGGGCGAGTTGGTGCCGTATCTAAGTGCTGCTATGACCGGTGGTGGTGTCTCTGAGAATCTGTTTAAGGAtatgatgaaggagatgcaggGTGGCGGAGACCCCATGTCGGCCCTCATGGGCGCACAAGGAGGTGGCGGTGAAGAGAGTAGCAGTGGTGGtagtaagaagaagaaggataagaagggTAAGGGTAAAGCATGA
- a CDS encoding probable orotidine-5`-phosphate decarboxylase Pyr-4, which yields MSPHPTLKATFASRAETATHPLSRHLYKLMDLKASNLCLSADVATARELLYFADKIGPSIVVLKTHYDMVAGWDFDPRTGTGAKLASLARKHGFLIFEDRKFGDIGNTVELQYTSGTARIIEWAHITNVNMVPGKASVASLAHAANRWLERYHYEVKTSISIGTPTASQLDEDSERSDNENQKDTPEPARADSGRKGSIVSTTTVTQQYESADSPRLVKTIPEGDETVFPGIDEAPIERGLLILAQMSSQGNFMNKEYTQACVEAAREHKSFVMGFVSQECLNTEPEDDFIHMTPGCQLPPEGADENEAIKGDGKGQQYNTPQKIIGIAGADIAIVGRGIIKASDPEEEAERYRSAAWKAYTERVR from the coding sequence ATGTCGCCGCATCCTACCCTCAAGGCGACTTTCGCCAGTCGAGCTGAGACAGCTACCCATCCTCTCAGTCGACATCTCTACAAGCTCATGGACCTCAAGGCCTCGAATCTCTGCCTCAGCGCCGATGTCGCAACCGCTCGCGAACTGCTCTACTTCGCCGACAAGATTGGTCCCTCCATCGTCGTTCTCAAGACGCATTATGACATGGTTGCCGGCTGGGACTTTGACCCTAGGACAGGTACTGGTGCCAAGCTCGCCTCACTAGCGCGCAAGCATGGTTTCCTCATCTTTGAGGATCGCAAGTTTGGCGACATTGGCAATACGGTCGAGTTGCAGTATACTAGCGGTACTGCGCGCATCATCGAGTGGGCACACATTACCAATGTAAATATGGTTCCAGGCAAGGCATCGGTTGCATCTCTGGCCCACGCTGCCAATCGATGGCTCGAGCGGTACCACTACGAGGTCAAGACATCTATCAGTATTGGAACACCCACCGCCAGTCAACTGGACGAGGATAGCGAGCGTTCAGACAACGAGAACCAGAAGGACACGCCGGAACCTGCTCGCGCTGACAGCGGCCGAAAAGGTAGCATTGtttccaccaccaccgtcaCCCAGCAGTACGAGTCGGCCGATTCACCGCGCCTCGTCAAGACGATTCCTGAGGGCGATGAGACGGTATTCCCCGGCATCGACGAAGCGCCGATCGAGAGAGGCCTGCTTATTCTGGCACAGATGTCGAGTCAAGGCAACTTCATGAATAAGGAATATACACAAGCATGTGTAGAGGCCGCACGGGAACACAAGAGCTTCGTCATGGGCTTTGTCTCACAGGAGTGCCTCAACACAGAACCCGAGGATGACTTCATCCACATGACCCCCGGCTGCCAATTGCCCCCTGAGGGCGcggatgagaatgaagccatcaagGGTGATGGCAAGGGTCAACAGTACAACACGCCACAGAAGATCATTGGTATTGCCGGTGCGGACATTGCCATTGTTGGACGCGGTATCATCAAGGCAAGCGATcccgaggaggaagctgagCGATATCGGTCCGCGGCATGGAAGGCTTACACGGAGCGGGTTCGTTAA
- a CDS encoding related to CDP diacylglycerol-inositol 3-phosphatidyltransferase — MSPQTRRQAAKAQNPSSDSEPEVRSNGNGSANGVADASDDAPRENIFLFIPNIIGYARIVLAIASLYYMPLHPRTCSFLYSVSCLLDALDGYAARIYEQSTRFGAVLDMVTDRCTTACLIVFLSSAFPRWAIVFQGLIALDLASHYMHMYATLVVSGTNASHKSIDESKNWLLRLYYTNKNVLFALCALNELFFIALYLLCFSSPLVSPYLIKPIQTVGAELQAGAQVNTSILAQIFPDPFSPAALELARANKMDSTVPWIIAGVSFPFMFLKQFINCVQLYNASLGLAEIDLKTRREQGLPRPKPKQA; from the exons ATGAGCCCACAAACCCGACGACAGGCCGCAAAGGCCCAAAACCCTTCCTCTGATTCCGAGCCTGAAGTCAGATCCAACGGTAACGGGTCTGCCAACGGCGTCGCGGATGCTTCGGACGATGCCCCTCGCGAGAACATCTTCCTTTTCATCCCCAACATTATTG GCTACGCGCGCATCGTCCTTGCTATCGCGTCACTCTACTACATGCCCCTCCATCCTCGTACTTGCTCGTTTCTCTACAGCGTCTCATGTCTCCTCGATGCTCTCGATGGCTACGCCGCGCGTATCTACGAACAGTCCACTCGCTTTGGCGCTGTTCTTGATATGGTCACAGATCGCTGTACTACAGCCTGTCTTATTGTCTTTCTCTCCTCCGCCTTCCCTCGATGGGCCATTGTTTTCCAGGGCTTGATtgctcttgaccttgccagCCATTACATGCATATGTATGCTACCCTTGTTGTCTCAGGCACCAACGCCAGCCACAAAAGCATTGACGAGAGCAAGAACTGGCTATTGCGCCTCTACTACACCAACAAG AATGTCCTTTTTGCCCTTTGCGCCCTCAacgagctcttcttcatcgctcTCTACCTCCTGTGCTTCTCGTCTCCTCTTGTCTCGCCCTACCTCATCAAGCCCATCCAGACTGTCGGTGCTGAGCTTCAGGCTGGTGCTCAAGTCAACACTTCGATCCTCGCCCAGATTTTCCCCGACCCCTTCAGCCCTGCTGCTCTCGAGCTTGCACGTGCGAACAAGATGGATTCTACAGTACCTTGGATAATTGCCGGGGTTAGCTTTCCATTTATGTTCCTCAAGCAGTTCATCAACTGCGTTCAGCTTTACAATGCCAGCTTGGGCCTCGCCGAGATCGATCTCAAGACTCGCCGAGAGCAGGGTCTCCCTCgtcccaagcccaagcaagCTTAA